AACTCAAAAAATATTATTAAAAAAAATAAGCGCAGATAAGAAAAATGTAAAAACTCATTGCAGGGATATGGTAATCATTCCTGAAATGATTGGGACTACAATTAAAGTATATAGTGGAAAAGAATTTATTCCCGTTGATGTGAATGTAGAAATGTTGGGACACGTATTGGGAGAATTTGTAATGACTAGGAAAAAAGTTTCACACAGCGCGCCAGGTATAGGAGCGACTAGGTCAAGTTCAAGCGCATCAGTGAGGTAAATATAATAATGGCAATATACGGATATTCAACAAAATTGAATGGAGAGCATGTTGCTCGGGCTTCCGGCAGAGATTTGGGTATTTCCACAAAGACAAGTATAGAAATATGCCGGTGGTTAAGATATAGAAATTTGCAAAAAGCAAAGAACTTGCTGGAAAAGGTAATAATAAAAAAAGTAGCAGTTCCATATTTACGATTTAACACTAAAATGGGACATAAACCCGGAATTACCTCGGGAGGATATCCTATTAGCGCAGCTAAAGAAATATTGAGATTATTAAACTCTGTGGAAAAAAATGCCCAGTCTAAAAGTTTGAATATTGAAACTTTAAAAATAA
This sequence is a window from Candidatus Woesearchaeota archaeon. Protein-coding genes within it:
- a CDS encoding 30S ribosomal protein S19 translates to MAKKTFTYYGKTEEELKGMSVKEFAVLTNSRIRRTLLRGFTETQKILLKKISADKKNVKTHCRDMVIIPEMIGTTIKVYSGKEFIPVDVNVEMLGHVLGEFVMTRKKVSHSAPGIGATRSSSSASVR
- the rplV gene encoding 50S ribosomal protein L22 yields the protein MAIYGYSTKLNGEHVARASGRDLGISTKTSIEICRWLRYRNLQKAKNLLEKVIIKKVAVPYLRFNTKMGHKPGITSGGYPISAAKEILRLLNSVEKNAQSKSLNIETLKIIHMNAHKASTPVHAGRHGGRVMKRTHVEILVAEEKPAKGAANKKVKTEKLADKAKSKKETSKIERVENIEKTKSGEITE